A region of Neovison vison isolate M4711 chromosome 7, ASM_NN_V1, whole genome shotgun sequence DNA encodes the following proteins:
- the RABAC1 gene encoding prenylated Rab acceptor protein 1 produces MATEKDPQKDSEPEGLSATTLLPKLIPSGAGREWLERRRATIRPWGSFVDQRRFSRPRNLGELCQRLVRNVEYYQSNYVFVFLGLILYCVVTSPMLLVALAVFFGACYILYLRTLQSKFVLFGREVTPAHQYALAGGVSFPFFWLAGAGSAVFWVLGATLVVIGSHAAFHQTEAVDGEELQMEPV; encoded by the exons ATGGCGACCGAGAAGGACCCGCAGAAGGATTCCGAGCCGGAAGGGCTGAGCGCCAC GACCCTGCTGCCGAAACTGATCCCGTCCGGCGCCGGCCGTGAGTGGCTGGAGCGGCGCCGCGCGACCATCCGGCCCTGGGGCTCCTTCGTGGACCAGCGGCGCTTCTCGCGGCCCCGCAACCTGGGCGAGCTGTGCCAGCGCCTGGTTCGCAACGTGGAGTACTACCAGAGCAACTACGTGTTCGTGTTCCTGGGCCTCATCCTCTACTGTGT GGTGACGTCCCCCATGCTGCTGGTGGCTCTGGCAGTTTTCTTTGGCGCCTGCTACATCCTCTATCTGCGTACCTTGCAGTCCAAGTTTGTGCTTTTTG GCCGAGAGGTGACCCCAGCCCATCAGTACGCTCTGGCTGGGGGcgtctccttccccttcttctggcTGGCCGGCGCGGGTTCTGCCGTCTTCTGGGTCCTGG gAGCCACCCTCGTGGTGATTGGCTCCCACGCCGCCTTCCACCAGACCGAGGCTGTGGATGGGGAAGAGCTGCAGATGGAGCCTGTGTGA